In the Elizabethkingia bruuniana genome, TTTCAATGGTTTCTCTCTTCTTTTTGGTTTTTGACTCGTTCTTCAACAAAACTTCTTCTGCAAGCTGTATATATTGTATAGCTCCTTTACTTTCGGCATCGTACATAATGATAGACTCTCCAAAACTTGGCGCTTCACTCAATCTTACATTCCGGTTGATAATACTACTGAATACCATATCCGGGAAATGGGAATTAACTTCTTCAACAACCTGATTAGACAATCTTAAACGGCTATCATACATTGTAAGCAATAAACCTTCGATATCCAGATCCGGATTGTGAATTCTCTGAACATTTTTAATGGTATTAAGTAACTTACCCAGACCTTCCAAAGCAAAATATTCGCACTGGATAGGAATAATTACTGAATCCGCAGCAGTTAATGCGTTTATCGTAATAAGTCCAAGACTCGGAGCACAGTCGATGATAATGTAATCATAATCATTTTTAATCTCCTTCAATGCTTCTTTCAGCATGTACTCACGTCTTTCTTTATCTACGAGTTCAATTTCAGCCGCAACTAAGTCAATATGCGACGGCATAATATCCAGATTAGGAGAAGTGGTTCTCTGTATACATTCGCGTACATTCTTACTGTTTTCTAAAACATTATATGTAGAATTGTATACTTCTTCAACTCCTAAGCCCGAAGTTGCATTAGCCTGTGGATCAGCATCTATTAGTAAAACTTTTTTCTCTAAAACACCCAATGCAGAAGCTAAATTAACAGATGTAGTTGTCTTTCCTACGCCTCCTTTTTGGTTTGCCACTCCTATTATTTTACCCATTTTCAAGATTTAAGATTCAAAAATACAATTTTTTTAATGCTAACGCCTATCACAAAAGACGTGATCTTGTTAAATATTTGTTAAACAAGGCTTTATACCTTAAAAAAATTATCCACAAAAAAAACTCTTTGTGGATAATTATAGCAATTTTATCTGGTAAAATTTATTCAAATTTCATAGACACCGGAATTCTGAAATAAGATCTTACA is a window encoding:
- a CDS encoding ParA family protein — its product is MGKIIGVANQKGGVGKTTTSVNLASALGVLEKKVLLIDADPQANATSGLGVEEVYNSTYNVLENSKNVRECIQRTTSPNLDIMPSHIDLVAAEIELVDKERREYMLKEALKEIKNDYDYIIIDCAPSLGLITINALTAADSVIIPIQCEYFALEGLGKLLNTIKNVQRIHNPDLDIEGLLLTMYDSRLRLSNQVVEEVNSHFPDMVFSSIINRNVRLSEAPSFGESIIMYDAESKGAIQYIQLAEEVLLKNESKTKKKRETIER